The genomic stretch CGATTTTCAACATAGGTCGTAAATCTTTTCCTATTAATGTTCTTTCTGATGTATCTAATACTACTATAGAAGATAAACCTGTTAATTCATCAGTTTGACGAATAATAGTTTGACCATCTAACATGTCAATAAATTTTATTTTTCCATTAACTTCACTAACTATAGGCATATTATGTGGATCCCAATAAGCAATTATTTCTCCTGAATTAATTTTTTCTCCATTTTTTTTAGTCATAATTGCACCATAAGGTATTTTATATTTTTCTTTTATACGTCCAAAATCATCTAATATTTTTAATTTAACATTTCTTGAAGTAATAACTAATTTACCATCAGAATTAATAACAGATTTCATATTAGTTAATTTTATAATACCTTTGCTTTTTATTTGAATACTAGATTCAGATGCAACTCTAGAAGCAGCCCCACCTATATGAAATGTTCTCATTGTTAATTGTGTTCCAGGTTCTCCTATTGATTGTGCTGCAATTACTCCAATTGCTTCTCCTTTATTTATAATATGTCCTCTTGCTAAGTCACTACCATAACAATTAGCACATACACCAAAATTAGTTTCACAACTTACAACAGATCTAACTTTAATATTATCAATAGAATATTTATCTAAAACATCACAATATTTTTCATTTAATAATGTATTACGAGCAATTAAAACATCATTTCTTCCTGGTTTTAAAATATCTTTTGATGTTACTCTACCTACAACTCTTTCTCTTAGAGATTCTTTAACATCTCCTCCTTCAATTATAGAAGACATTTCAATGCCATTTTTAGTAAAACAATCATTCTCTGTAATTACTAAATCTTGAGCTACATCAACTAATCTACGAGTTAAATAACCTGAATTTGCTGTTTTTAATGCAGTATCTGCTAGTCCTTTTCGTGCTCCATGAGTAGATATAAAGTATTGTAGTACATTTAATCCTTCTTTAAAATTAGCTGTAATTGGAGTTTCAATAATTGATCCATCAGGTTTAGCCATTAGTCCTCTCATACCAGCTAATTGTCTTATTTGAGCAGCTGAACCACGTGCACCAGAATCTGCCATCATAAAAATATTATTAAAAGATATTTGTTTTTCTATAATTCCTTTTTTATTAATTACATTTTCTGTCGATAAATTTTTCATCATTGCTTGTGCTACTTTTTCATTCGCCACTGACCAAATATCAATAATTTTATTATATCTTTCTCCAGCTGTTACTAACCCTGATTGAAATTGTTCTTGAATTTCAGAAACTTCAGATTCTGCTGCTAATATTATAGTAGATTTTTTTTTAGGAATAATAATATCATCAATTCCTACAGAAGATCCTGATCTAGCTGCATAATAAAATCCAGTATACATAATTTTATCTGCAAAAATAACTGTAGATTTTAATCCTAAAATTCTATAACATATATTTAACATTTTAGAAATTGATCTTTTCCCTAAAGTTTGATTTATTATTGTATAAGGCAAACCTTTTGGTACATACATCCAAAATATTGCTCGACCGATTGTAGTATTAACAATATTTTTATTTTTTATCCATTCATTATTTTTATTTTTACAATATTCAGTAATTTTTACTTTGACACGTGCATGTAAATCTCCTTGTCCTGTAAGATAAACTTTTTCTGCTTCTTGAGAACTAGCTAATATCATATCCTCTCCTTTTGCATTAATTTTTTCCCTAGTCATATAATATAATCCTAAAACTACATCTTGTGATGGAACAATAATAGGTTCACCATTAGCTGGTGATAAAATATTATTAGTAGCCATCATCAGAGCTCTAGCTTCTAATTGTGCTTCTAAAGTTAAAGGAATATGTACTGCCATTTGATCTCCATCAAAATCAGCATTATAAGCTGCACACACAAGAGGATGTAATTGTATTGCTTTTCCTTCAATTAATATTGGTTCAAAAGCTTGTATTCCTAATCTATGTAAAGTTGGCGCACGATTTAATAATATCGGATGTTCTCTTATAACTTCTTCTAAAACATCCCAAACTACAGATTCTTCTTTTTCAACCATTTTTTTTGCTGTTTTAATTGTTGTAGCAAATCCTTGCATTTCTAATCTTCCATATACAAATGGTTTAAACAATTCTAAAGCCATTTTTTTAGGTAAACCACATTGATTCAAACGTAAATAAGGTCCTACTGTAATAACAGATCTACCCGAATAATCTACTCTTTTACCTAATAAATTCTGTCTAAATCTTCCTTGTTTCCCTTTAATCATATCGGCTAATGATTTTAAAGGTCTTTTATTAGACCCTATAATTGCTCTTCCTCTTCTTCCATTGTCTAAAAGAGCATCAACTGCTTCTTGTAACATACGTTTTTCATTTCTTACTATAATATCTGGTGCTGATAATTCTAGTAGACGTTTTAATCTATTGTTACGGTTAATAACACGACGATATAAATCATTTAAATCAGAAGTAGCAAATCTTCCTCCATCTAATGGAACTAAAGGTCTTAAATCAGGAGGTAACACAGGTAATACATTCATTATCATCCATTCTGGTTTATTTCCTGAATGAATAAATAATTCAAGTAATTTTATCCGTTTAGTAATTTTTTTCCTTTTGGTTTCAGAATTAGTATTATATAATTCTTCTCGTAAAAATTTATATTCTTCTTCTAAATTAATATTTTTTAATAAATATTGAATAGCTTCTGCTCCCATTTTTGCATTAAATTCATTGCCAAATTCTTCTAATGCGTCTAAATATTGTTCTTCTGTTAAAACTTGTTTTTTATTTAATGTAGTCATTCCTTCTTCTATAACAACGTAAGATTCAAAATATAGTACTCTTTCAATATCCTTTAAAGGCATATTCAATAATAGTCCTATTCTAGAAGGTAATGATTTT from Enterobacteriaceae endosymbiont of Plateumaris braccata encodes the following:
- the rpoC gene encoding DNA-directed RNA polymerase subunit beta', yielding MKKLFKLLKSPNRIKEFDSIKISLASSDIIRSWSFGEVKKPETINYRTFKPERDGLFCARIFGPVKDYECLCGKYKRLKHRGVICEKCGVEVTQTKVRRERMGHIELASPTAHIWFLKSLPSRIGLLLNMPLKDIERVLYFESYVVIEEGMTTLNKKQVLTEEQYLDALEEFGNEFNAKMGAEAIQYLLKNINLEEEYKFLREELYNTNSETKRKKITKRIKLLELFIHSGNKPEWMIMNVLPVLPPDLRPLVPLDGGRFATSDLNDLYRRVINRNNRLKRLLELSAPDIIVRNEKRMLQEAVDALLDNGRRGRAIIGSNKRPLKSLADMIKGKQGRFRQNLLGKRVDYSGRSVITVGPYLRLNQCGLPKKMALELFKPFVYGRLEMQGFATTIKTAKKMVEKEESVVWDVLEEVIREHPILLNRAPTLHRLGIQAFEPILIEGKAIQLHPLVCAAYNADFDGDQMAVHIPLTLEAQLEARALMMATNNILSPANGEPIIVPSQDVVLGLYYMTREKINAKGEDMILASSQEAEKVYLTGQGDLHARVKVKITEYCKNKNNEWIKNKNIVNTTIGRAIFWMYVPKGLPYTIINQTLGKRSISKMLNICYRILGLKSTVIFADKIMYTGFYYAARSGSSVGIDDIIIPKKKSTIILAAESEVSEIQEQFQSGLVTAGERYNKIIDIWSVANEKVAQAMMKNLSTENVINKKGIIEKQISFNNIFMMADSGARGSAAQIRQLAGMRGLMAKPDGSIIETPITANFKEGLNVLQYFISTHGARKGLADTALKTANSGYLTRRLVDVAQDLVITENDCFTKNGIEMSSIIEGGDVKESLRERVVGRVTSKDILKPGRNDVLIARNTLLNEKYCDVLDKYSIDNIKVRSVVSCETNFGVCANCYGSDLARGHIINKGEAIGVIAAQSIGEPGTQLTMRTFHIGGAASRVASESSIQIKSKGIIKLTNMKSVINSDGKLVITSRNVKLKILDDFGRIKEKYKIPYGAIMTKKNGEKINSGEIIAYWDPHNMPIVSEVNGKIKFIDMLDGQTIIRQTDELTGLSSIVVLDTSERTLIGKDLRPMLKIVNLENEDILIPGTDIPAHYFLPSKTIVHLENGMNIHAGEIIARIPQESGGTKDITGGLPRVADLFEARRPKESAILAEISGIISFGKETKGKRRIIINPINNNENVYEEMIPKWRQINVFEGELVNQGDIISDGSESPHDILRLKGVNEVTNYIINEVQEVYRLQGVKINDKHIEVIIRQMLRKATIKNKGDSNFLEGEQVDVSQIKKINKKLKKQGKKKISYIHDLLGITKASLATTSFISAASFQETTRVLTEASVAGKFDELKGLKENVIVGRLIPAGTGYSYHTNRINKIKKHNITAVASASANLTELLNASLNKKNKYK